One window of Thermocoleostomius sinensis A174 genomic DNA carries:
- a CDS encoding TIGR02450 family Trp-rich protein, translating to MSKKQKFPHLVGSKWTAQQPTWGWRHFQVMNRKNQGQWVFAELVAACDPSVRFWINAQQLKKRSLWQAGWQPLHEMQTSSSVSSVPISGAVTESITESTSC from the coding sequence ATGTCTAAGAAGCAAAAGTTCCCGCATTTAGTTGGGTCCAAATGGACAGCACAGCAACCAACCTGGGGATGGCGGCATTTTCAGGTAATGAATCGTAAAAATCAAGGACAGTGGGTATTTGCTGAACTGGTGGCCGCTTGTGATCCGTCGGTTCGATTTTGGATTAATGCTCAACAATTGAAAAAACGATCGCTCTGGCAAGCTGGATGGCAACCACTCCATGAAATGCAAACATCTTCATCTGTTTCATCTGTTCCTATTTCTGGGGCAGTAACAGAATCGATCACCGAATCAACGTCTTGTTGA
- the rpoD gene encoding RNA polymerase sigma factor RpoD, with protein MTQANDVLETIDPSESDFEGLLIDEGDDRDDIFDAQPDEEDGKEGKGSSRRRTQAKKKHYTEDSIRLYLQEIGRIRLLRADEEIELARKIADLLELERVRDRLCERLERSPQDLEKELELWANEVNQPLPKFRRRLHEGRRAKEKMVQSNLRLVVSIAKKYMNRGLSFQDLIQEGSLGLIRAAEKFDHEKGYKFSTYATWWIRQAITRAIADQSRTIRLPVHLYETISRIKKTTKLLSQEMGRKPTEEEIATRMEMTIEKLRFIAKSAQLPISLETPIGKEEDSRLGDFIESDGETPEDQVSKNLLREDLESVLGTLSPRERDVLRLRYGLDDGRMKTLEEIGQIFNVTRERIRQIEAKALRKLRHPNRNSVLKEYIR; from the coding sequence ATGACCCAGGCTAACGACGTACTCGAAACCATTGACCCGTCTGAGAGTGATTTTGAGGGACTCTTAATAGATGAAGGAGATGATCGAGACGATATTTTTGATGCACAGCCTGACGAAGAGGACGGTAAAGAGGGAAAAGGTTCTTCTCGCCGTCGAACCCAAGCAAAGAAAAAGCATTACACCGAAGATTCGATTCGACTCTATCTCCAAGAAATTGGTAGAATCCGACTGTTGCGTGCCGACGAAGAAATTGAACTAGCTCGCAAAATTGCGGATTTGTTGGAGTTGGAACGGGTTCGAGATCGGTTGTGCGAACGCTTGGAGCGTAGCCCACAGGACCTTGAAAAGGAACTAGAGCTTTGGGCGAATGAGGTGAATCAACCTCTCCCTAAGTTCCGCAGGCGCCTGCATGAGGGACGACGGGCTAAGGAAAAGATGGTGCAATCTAACCTGCGGTTGGTTGTCTCAATCGCTAAAAAGTACATGAATCGAGGATTGTCCTTTCAAGATCTCATCCAAGAGGGCAGCTTGGGGTTGATTCGAGCCGCTGAAAAGTTTGACCACGAGAAAGGCTACAAGTTTTCAACCTATGCTACGTGGTGGATTCGTCAAGCTATTACTCGGGCCATTGCCGATCAATCTCGGACAATTCGGCTTCCGGTTCACCTTTATGAAACTATCTCTCGAATTAAGAAAACAACCAAATTGCTGTCTCAGGAAATGGGGCGTAAGCCGACTGAAGAAGAGATTGCAACTCGCATGGAGATGACAATCGAGAAGCTGCGGTTTATTGCTAAGTCCGCTCAATTACCGATCTCACTGGAAACGCCGATCGGGAAAGAGGAAGACTCTCGCTTGGGAGATTTTATAGAATCTGACGGTGAAACTCCAGAAGATCAAGTTTCAAAAAATCTACTACGGGAAGATTTAGAGAGTGTCCTGGGAACACTCAGTCCTCGCGAGCGGGATGTGCTGCGGTTACGCTATGGACTGGATGATGGCCGAATGAAGACTCTAGAGGAGATTGGACAGATCTTCAACGTCACCCGCGAGCGCATTCGCCAAATAGAGGCCAAGGCTTTACGCAAATTGCGTCATCCGAATCGTAACAGTGTTTTGAAGGAGTATATCCGTTAA
- the polA gene encoding DNA polymerase I, with the protein MSPTPTSPKILLIDGHSLAFRAYFAYAKGREGGLRTKTGIPTSVSYGFLKALLDTLEAERPEHVMIAFDLGGPTYRHEADETYKAGRPETPEDFIPDLKNLQELLAALQLPIVTAPGYEADDVIGTIARRASAEGFRVKILSGDRDLFQLVDPQQHITVLYLSTTFGKGTPPPKEFGLEQVKQKMGILPSQVVDYKALCGDPSDNIPGVKGIGDKTAVQLLNTYGSLEHVYASLDQIKGAVRKRLEEGKESALHSQYMAQIHLDVPVILSLDDFKLKGFDVEALAPLLEKLEFRQFASRINHIQQLLGGKLMEEESSSDDSTRTDSNQAVEFDVDDDLDFFTAEETEASQRATTATILPQIVDSPEKLTALVNTLVTHKDTSNPVAWDTETTALEPRDAELVGIGCCWGTGRSDMAYIPINHREGTNLDKGLVLDALRPILESADYPKVLQNAKFDRLVLRCQGITLRGVVFDTMLASYVLNPENSHNLGDLGLKYLNLLSQSYENLVPKGKTIADLDVQSVANYCGMDAYVAFQLVPKLRSELQAIPHLYELLLDIEQPLEPVLAEMEYTGIRVDRTYLQQFSKRLEQDLHTIEQQAYEAAGDKFSLGSPKQLAELLFEKLGLDRKLSRKTKTGYSTDAATLEKLQNRLEAEIETLKQSNQSDALTEKQRQYTVVSSVIEHRTLSKLKSTYVDALPNLIRSDTQRVHTDFNQAITTTGRLSSSNPNLQNIPIRTAFSRQIRAAFIPEPNWLIVAADYSQIELRILAHLSQEPVLLETYKNNQDIHALTARLLFQKDEITPEERRLAKVINFGVIYGMGAQRFARESGSSTSEAKVFIERFNQEYSNVFAYLQQMQREAIGNGYVTTIKGRRRYFNFASNNLKSLRGKNPNDIDLSKIKFRDQYDAQLLRAAANAPIQGSSADIIKIAMVKLHELLKSYRAHLLLQVHDELVFEVHPEDWQQLQPHIKDTMESAVDLSVPLKVEVRAGENWMEAK; encoded by the coding sequence ATGTCCCCGACCCCAACCTCTCCAAAAATTTTGTTGATCGATGGGCATTCCCTTGCCTTTCGGGCCTATTTCGCGTATGCCAAAGGTCGAGAAGGGGGACTGCGAACCAAGACTGGCATTCCTACTAGTGTTTCCTACGGCTTTCTCAAAGCCCTTTTGGATACGTTGGAAGCAGAACGCCCTGAACATGTCATGATTGCCTTCGATTTAGGTGGTCCTACTTATCGCCACGAAGCCGACGAAACCTACAAAGCCGGCAGACCGGAAACCCCCGAGGATTTTATTCCCGATTTGAAGAACCTTCAGGAATTGCTGGCAGCGCTCCAGCTTCCCATTGTCACCGCTCCAGGCTATGAAGCGGATGATGTGATTGGCACAATTGCGCGTCGGGCCAGTGCTGAAGGCTTTCGAGTCAAAATTCTGTCGGGCGATCGAGACTTATTCCAGCTAGTTGATCCGCAGCAGCACATTACCGTACTCTACCTCAGTACAACCTTCGGTAAAGGCACTCCCCCTCCTAAGGAATTTGGGTTAGAGCAAGTCAAACAAAAGATGGGCATCCTGCCCTCGCAGGTGGTTGACTATAAAGCACTATGTGGCGATCCGTCTGATAATATTCCCGGTGTCAAGGGCATTGGCGATAAAACGGCCGTGCAACTCCTCAATACCTACGGGTCGTTGGAGCATGTGTATGCTTCATTGGATCAAATTAAAGGTGCGGTCAGAAAAAGATTGGAGGAGGGCAAAGAATCCGCCCTACATTCGCAGTACATGGCCCAAATTCATTTGGATGTGCCAGTGATTTTGAGCTTAGACGACTTCAAACTAAAGGGCTTTGATGTAGAAGCCCTAGCCCCACTGTTAGAGAAACTAGAATTTCGGCAATTTGCTAGCCGCATTAACCACATTCAGCAACTTTTGGGTGGAAAACTCATGGAGGAAGAGTCTTCCTCAGACGATTCGACTCGGACTGATTCCAACCAAGCAGTTGAGTTTGATGTTGACGACGACCTAGACTTCTTTACGGCTGAAGAAACCGAAGCTAGCCAACGAGCCACCACCGCTACCATTTTGCCGCAGATTGTTGACTCTCCTGAAAAGCTAACCGCTCTGGTCAACACCCTTGTCACGCACAAAGATACTTCTAATCCGGTTGCTTGGGATACCGAAACGACCGCACTAGAACCCCGAGACGCAGAATTGGTAGGAATTGGTTGCTGTTGGGGAACGGGGCGATCGGACATGGCTTATATTCCAATCAACCATCGCGAAGGCACCAACCTCGACAAAGGGTTGGTGCTCGATGCCCTACGTCCAATTTTGGAAAGCGCCGACTATCCCAAAGTGCTACAAAATGCCAAATTCGATCGCCTCGTGCTTCGTTGTCAAGGGATTACCCTGCGTGGCGTAGTGTTTGATACGATGCTGGCTAGCTATGTATTAAATCCAGAAAATAGCCATAATTTGGGAGATTTGGGCCTAAAGTATCTGAATCTGCTGTCTCAAAGCTATGAGAATTTAGTCCCCAAAGGCAAAACAATCGCCGATCTAGATGTGCAGTCTGTGGCCAACTACTGTGGCATGGATGCCTATGTCGCCTTCCAACTCGTCCCCAAGTTGCGATCGGAGCTACAGGCAATTCCGCATCTCTACGAACTGCTCTTAGACATTGAGCAACCGCTAGAGCCTGTTCTGGCCGAAATGGAATACACAGGCATTCGCGTCGATCGCACCTATCTTCAACAGTTTTCCAAGCGCCTAGAGCAAGACCTCCACACAATCGAACAACAGGCCTACGAAGCAGCCGGCGATAAATTTAGCCTTGGTTCTCCCAAGCAACTTGCAGAATTGCTGTTTGAAAAACTAGGACTCGATCGCAAGTTGTCGCGCAAAACCAAAACTGGATATTCTACCGACGCAGCCACATTAGAAAAACTGCAAAATCGCCTTGAGGCAGAAATTGAAACGCTAAAACAGAGCAATCAATCAGACGCTTTGACAGAAAAACAGCGGCAATACACAGTCGTGAGTAGTGTGATTGAACATCGCACGTTGTCTAAACTCAAGTCTACCTACGTAGATGCGTTGCCCAACTTGATTCGATCGGACACGCAACGAGTTCATACAGACTTTAACCAGGCAATTACGACCACCGGGCGACTGTCTTCCTCCAATCCCAATTTGCAAAATATTCCGATTCGCACAGCATTTAGTCGGCAGATTCGGGCTGCATTTATTCCCGAACCAAATTGGCTCATCGTGGCGGCAGACTATTCACAAATTGAACTGCGGATTCTAGCCCACCTGAGCCAAGAACCCGTGCTACTAGAAACCTACAAAAACAATCAGGATATTCACGCACTAACGGCTCGCTTGTTGTTCCAAAAAGACGAAATCACACCCGAGGAACGGCGTCTGGCAAAAGTGATTAACTTCGGTGTCATCTATGGCATGGGTGCCCAGCGATTTGCCCGTGAATCGGGTTCGTCTACCTCTGAAGCCAAAGTCTTTATTGAACGCTTTAACCAAGAATATTCCAATGTCTTTGCCTATTTGCAACAAATGCAACGAGAAGCGATCGGCAATGGTTATGTCACAACAATCAAAGGTCGGCGGCGCTATTTCAACTTTGCCAGCAACAACCTGAAGTCATTGCGGGGCAAGAACCCCAACGATATTGATCTAAGCAAAATTAAATTCCGCGATCAGTACGATGCGCAGCTACTGCGCGCTGCTGCCAACGCTCCCATTCAAGGCTCCAGCGCCGATATCATTAAAATTGCCATGGTAAAACTGCACGAACTGCTGAAATCCTATCGCGCTCACCTATTGCTGCAAGTACACGATGAACTCGTCTTTGAAGTCCATCCGGAAGATTGGCAGCAGTTGCAACCTCACATTAAAGACACGATGGAATCGGCAGTGGACTTGAGTGTGCCGCTCAAGGTTGAAGTACGCGCTGGGGAAAACTGGATGGAAGCAAAGTAG
- a CDS encoding serine O-acetyltransferase, whose translation MGLWQQIKEDWEAHGRDWTKPGFRAVAIQRFGVWRMTLEPKLLRAPFSVFYRMLYRKVRNTYGIDLPYTVQLGRRVVIEHQGAIIIHGHCIIGDDCIIRQGVTLGNRYLDRPLDAPKLGNRVNVGAGAKILGDVTIGDDAAIGANAVVVKDIPAGYTAVGIPAKLLEPKPKQS comes from the coding sequence CTGGGTCTATGGCAACAAATTAAGGAAGACTGGGAAGCCCACGGTCGCGATTGGACAAAGCCAGGATTTCGGGCCGTTGCGATTCAACGATTTGGCGTATGGCGGATGACCCTTGAACCCAAGCTTCTACGCGCTCCGTTCAGCGTGTTTTATCGCATGTTGTATCGCAAGGTTCGCAATACCTACGGCATCGATCTGCCCTATACGGTGCAACTGGGGCGGCGCGTAGTGATTGAACATCAGGGAGCGATTATTATTCATGGGCATTGCATCATTGGCGATGATTGCATCATTCGGCAAGGGGTGACGTTGGGAAATCGTTATCTCGATCGCCCCTTAGACGCCCCCAAGTTGGGAAACCGAGTCAATGTTGGGGCCGGAGCTAAAATTTTAGGGGATGTGACCATTGGTGATGATGCTGCGATCGGGGCCAATGCAGTCGTCGTCAAAGATATCCCGGCCGGCTATACGGCGGTTGGCATTCCAGCCAAGCTGCTTGAACCTAAACCCAAGCAGTCGTAG
- a CDS encoding glycosyltransferase family 2 protein: MTDVIKLGAPRLTIIILNYRTPDLTVDCLRSLVDEVAALPNTQVVVVDNASNDGSVERIQRAIATENWGDWVSFMPLDHNGGYAAGNNAAIRPALATDPPPDYILLLNPDTVVYPGAVKTLVAFMDAHPEVGIAGSRLEDPDGTPQRSAFRFPNLLAELDGGLRLGIVTKLLSRWIVAPPVSDVPCQTDWVAGASMIIRRQVFDDVGLMDEKYFLYYEEVDFCLAANRAGWPCWYVPESRVIHYVGQSSGVTDTKIKPKRRPTYWFDSRRRFFVKNYGWWYALLTEIVWTFSFSLWRLRRAIQRKPDEDPPNFLIDFLRNSVLVKGVEI, translated from the coding sequence ATGACTGACGTTATTAAGTTAGGTGCACCTCGTCTGACAATCATAATTCTCAACTACCGAACGCCTGATCTTACCGTTGATTGTTTGCGATCGCTTGTGGATGAAGTGGCAGCTTTACCCAATACCCAGGTAGTAGTAGTGGATAATGCCTCTAATGATGGCTCAGTCGAACGAATTCAACGGGCAATTGCGACTGAAAACTGGGGTGATTGGGTATCTTTTATGCCCCTTGATCACAATGGCGGCTATGCCGCTGGTAACAATGCTGCGATTCGGCCGGCTTTGGCGACTGATCCTCCTCCGGACTATATTCTGCTGCTCAATCCCGATACGGTGGTCTATCCAGGTGCCGTTAAAACCCTAGTCGCATTCATGGATGCGCATCCAGAGGTGGGCATTGCCGGTAGCCGGCTTGAAGACCCAGATGGCACCCCACAGCGATCGGCGTTTCGGTTTCCCAATCTTTTAGCTGAGTTGGACGGTGGCTTGCGGCTTGGCATTGTGACTAAGCTGTTATCCCGTTGGATTGTAGCCCCTCCGGTGTCTGACGTGCCTTGTCAAACCGATTGGGTGGCGGGGGCCAGTATGATTATTCGCCGCCAAGTGTTTGATGATGTGGGTTTAATGGATGAAAAATACTTTCTCTATTACGAGGAAGTTGATTTTTGTCTGGCTGCCAACCGGGCGGGATGGCCGTGCTGGTATGTTCCCGAGAGCCGAGTCATTCATTATGTCGGGCAAAGTTCCGGTGTAACCGATACTAAAATTAAACCTAAACGTCGTCCCACCTATTGGTTTGATTCGCGGCGACGGTTTTTTGTTAAAAACTATGGCTGGTGGTATGCACTACTGACCGAAATTGTTTGGACATTTAGCTTTAGCCTGTGGCGATTGCGGCGAGCCATTCAACGCAAGCCCGATGAAGATCCACCCAATTTCTTGATCGATTTCCTGCGCAATAGCGTACTTGTAAAGGGGGTAGAAATTTGA
- a CDS encoding polysaccharide biosynthesis/export family protein: MKVRPARLYRVQQSVASSKRGGIAQLPIRSVSSTAGLVLSTLATMAYAPASLAQVPASDPLIPISPTETPIDIPVESTPRPNTLTEPPGEGAIQVPEIVPIPPRSVPIEPLAPLPGSVFDSPVREEDTYLLGPGDRIVVDIFDVPEFSGENGTYTVLVDGTVTFPWIGRIRMQGLTLEEAGALLEREYGGRGLILEPLISVNLATARSLKVSVVGEVKRPGPYAISPTGGTAEPLLTATAGGVAVDQWPSVVDAIQAAGGITQLADLRNVQIRRPSRTGSESLIDVNLWELLRSGNLNEDITLRDGDTLVIPTAVALSSDEAILLGSANFAPETITINVVGEVISPGPIEVPPNISLNQAIQAAGGFDRQRARTNRVDLIRLNPNGTAVRRRIQLDLAAGINEENNPALQPGDTVIVGRSGIVSFADSVSPITGTIDSILGVFDIFTDLFD; this comes from the coding sequence GTGAAAGTTCGACCTGCTCGGTTGTATAGAGTGCAACAGAGCGTTGCTTCCTCTAAACGGGGTGGGATTGCTCAATTACCTATTCGATCGGTTTCGTCAACAGCGGGGTTGGTGCTTTCAACCTTGGCAACCATGGCTTATGCGCCTGCAAGTTTGGCGCAAGTTCCCGCGTCTGATCCATTGATTCCAATTAGTCCAACTGAAACGCCGATCGATATTCCCGTAGAATCGACACCTCGACCTAATACCCTCACAGAGCCACCAGGAGAAGGAGCGATTCAGGTGCCTGAGATTGTGCCGATTCCACCACGTTCGGTTCCCATAGAACCCCTGGCACCACTACCAGGTTCAGTGTTTGACTCTCCAGTGCGGGAAGAAGACACATATTTGTTGGGTCCGGGCGATCGCATTGTGGTAGATATTTTTGATGTGCCCGAATTCAGTGGTGAAAACGGCACATATACGGTTCTTGTCGATGGTACAGTAACGTTTCCGTGGATCGGGCGCATTCGGATGCAAGGGCTGACACTGGAAGAGGCAGGAGCGCTACTAGAACGAGAGTATGGTGGCAGAGGTCTGATTCTGGAACCCCTAATCTCGGTGAATTTGGCTACGGCTCGATCGCTCAAAGTCAGTGTGGTTGGAGAAGTAAAACGCCCAGGACCTTACGCCATTAGCCCAACTGGAGGAACAGCCGAACCCCTGCTGACGGCTACGGCCGGTGGTGTTGCCGTGGATCAATGGCCCAGTGTGGTAGATGCCATTCAAGCGGCTGGCGGTATTACCCAACTTGCCGACCTCAGAAATGTGCAAATTCGCCGACCGTCGCGCACAGGATCAGAGTCTCTTATTGATGTGAACCTCTGGGAATTATTGCGCAGTGGTAACTTAAATGAAGATATCACGCTACGGGATGGTGATACGTTGGTTATTCCAACCGCCGTTGCCTTAAGCTCGGATGAAGCAATTTTGCTGGGTTCTGCTAATTTTGCACCAGAGACGATCACCATTAATGTGGTTGGAGAGGTGATTTCACCGGGTCCCATCGAAGTTCCTCCTAACATTTCACTGAATCAAGCGATTCAAGCGGCCGGAGGATTCGATCGCCAACGTGCTCGCACCAATCGCGTGGATTTAATTCGACTGAACCCCAACGGCACGGCGGTGCGGCGTCGCATTCAACTCGATTTAGCCGCTGGGATTAATGAAGAAAATAATCCTGCGTTGCAACCGGGTGATACCGTCATTGTTGGGCGATCGGGCATTGTTTCGTTTGCCGATAGTGTGAGTCCTATCACAGGTACGATCGATAGCATTTTAGGGGTTTTCGATATCTTTACCGATTTATTTGACTAA
- a CDS encoding GumC family protein: METEQTSQALTSSVRNRSLIQPSVVDSDEVDNQSNRGLNLRSLGRTVQRQALLIAGVATLVAVGASYLAMQEAPVYEGDFRILAEPVTNVARAVDPFLVSRGRDDLPGRDAFSLDYTTQIQILLSPGMLNDIVQEVQTQYPNFSFEDLQRGLEVQRLAVEGSTDPTRIIQVTYAGEDPGLVQKVLRVTADRYLQYSLEDRKTRTGEGIKFLEDQLPALEQRVSQIQDEIQQLQQQNDLIDPDLQGDQLSTQLNDITTLALATDRELQEQQQLYSNLQQQVRLNPEQAVAASALSEDPNYQALQTQLVELQGQIAVESARFGSNSPVLRSLEARRANIEALLASRAEAVVGPGNTGNPQVQAFQNSVRLDLIGQLITARNQIQVLEVRKREIEQARRQYQQQFQRFPEVARRYSDLTRELEISVETLDRLRTQLETLRVDAAQTEVPWELISEPLIPRDSQGDPIPEPSKASRIVIAGAALGLILGALLALLLERYRNVFYTVDDIYESIPLPLAGVIPFSRGAKQSFDFPSAFSAEDIDDSRLGTASFREAFTDLYSNIRLAEPPVRSLMICSAEPGDGKTTIALYLAQTAAGAGQKVLLVDTNLRLPQVHHRLDLPNTRGLSGLLSADHKLEGFIQQSSLADTLYVLTAGPSIPGSARLLGSDRMKQLMEKFENEYDLVIYDTPHLYGLTDASFLTTQVDEILMVVATNKTNRTVVDQVLNKLTTVRPTGVSVVANYLKENNASGPYTRYNPPGGRPRRDVQIERV; encoded by the coding sequence ATGGAGACAGAGCAAACATCCCAAGCTTTGACATCTAGTGTACGGAATCGGTCACTAATTCAACCGTCAGTTGTAGATTCTGATGAGGTTGACAATCAGTCTAATCGCGGATTAAATCTACGCTCCCTTGGCAGAACGGTTCAACGCCAGGCCCTTCTCATTGCTGGTGTTGCAACTCTGGTAGCCGTTGGTGCAAGCTACCTAGCAATGCAGGAAGCGCCCGTATATGAAGGGGATTTTCGCATCTTGGCAGAACCCGTTACCAATGTGGCGCGGGCCGTCGATCCATTCCTGGTCAGCCGTGGACGGGATGATTTGCCCGGACGAGATGCCTTTTCGCTGGACTACACGACGCAAATCCAGATTTTGCTGAGTCCAGGCATGTTAAATGACATTGTTCAAGAAGTCCAGACTCAATATCCCAACTTCAGCTTCGAGGATTTACAACGGGGGTTAGAGGTTCAACGATTAGCCGTAGAGGGGTCTACCGATCCGACTCGCATCATTCAAGTTACCTACGCTGGTGAAGATCCGGGTCTGGTTCAAAAGGTCTTGCGAGTCACCGCCGATCGCTATTTGCAGTACAGTCTAGAGGATCGGAAAACGCGCACGGGCGAAGGCATCAAATTCCTAGAAGATCAGCTACCAGCGCTGGAGCAACGAGTGAGCCAAATCCAGGATGAAATTCAACAACTGCAACAGCAGAATGACTTGATCGATCCCGATCTTCAGGGCGATCAACTTTCGACGCAGTTGAATGACATCACGACCTTGGCATTGGCTACCGATCGCGAGCTTCAAGAGCAACAGCAGTTGTATTCAAACTTACAGCAGCAAGTAAGGCTGAATCCAGAACAAGCGGTGGCAGCTTCTGCGTTAAGCGAAGATCCTAATTATCAGGCGTTGCAAACTCAGTTGGTGGAATTGCAAGGGCAAATTGCCGTTGAATCAGCCCGGTTTGGAAGCAACAGTCCGGTGCTGCGATCGCTGGAGGCCCGTCGAGCAAATATCGAAGCGCTGCTTGCGTCTCGGGCCGAAGCGGTTGTTGGTCCTGGCAACACAGGTAATCCGCAAGTCCAAGCGTTTCAAAACTCTGTTCGCCTTGACTTGATTGGGCAACTGATCACTGCCCGCAACCAAATTCAGGTTCTTGAGGTACGGAAGCGGGAAATTGAGCAGGCAAGACGACAGTATCAGCAGCAGTTCCAGCGATTTCCAGAAGTGGCTCGCCGTTACAGCGACCTGACACGAGAACTAGAGATTTCGGTAGAAACTCTTGATCGGCTGCGAACTCAGTTGGAAACGCTCCGAGTAGATGCGGCTCAAACTGAAGTTCCTTGGGAATTGATTTCTGAACCCTTGATTCCCCGCGATTCTCAAGGCGATCCAATTCCTGAACCCTCTAAAGCTTCACGAATTGTGATTGCAGGAGCCGCCCTGGGTCTGATTTTAGGGGCGTTGCTGGCGCTGCTGTTAGAACGCTATCGCAACGTGTTCTACACAGTGGATGACATTTACGAGTCAATTCCGTTACCGCTGGCTGGAGTGATTCCCTTCTCAAGAGGGGCAAAGCAGTCCTTTGATTTTCCATCTGCCTTTAGCGCCGAAGATATTGATGATAGTCGGTTAGGAACGGCTTCGTTCCGAGAGGCATTCACGGATCTCTATTCCAATATTCGGTTGGCCGAACCGCCCGTCCGATCGCTGATGATCTGCTCGGCCGAACCTGGTGATGGCAAAACCACGATCGCGCTTTACCTGGCTCAAACAGCAGCCGGGGCTGGGCAAAAGGTGCTGCTCGTTGACACGAACCTGCGGCTACCTCAAGTTCACCATCGATTAGATCTACCGAATACGCGCGGCTTGAGCGGTCTTCTGTCTGCTGATCACAAGCTAGAGGGCTTTATTCAACAATCGTCTCTGGCTGATACGCTCTATGTGTTAACTGCTGGCCCTTCCATTCCGGGTTCTGCCAGACTGCTAGGCTCCGATCGCATGAAACAATTGATGGAGAAATTTGAGAACGAGTACGATTTGGTCATTTACGACACCCCTCACCTCTATGGTCTGACCGACGCCAGCTTCCTGACCACCCAGGTTGACGAGATTTTGATGGTAGTTGCCACCAACAAAACCAATCGAACCGTTGTCGATCAGGTGCTCAACAAACTCACAACCGTTCGACCGACGGGTGTTAGCGTCGTTGCCAATTACCTCAAGGAAAATAATGCGAGTGGACCCTACACTCGCTATAATCCGCCGGGTGGACGACCACGCCGAGACGTGCAAATTGAAAGGGTGTGA